The genomic region GAAGCTGCGGTAGTAGCTGCACCACATGAGAAGTGGGGAGAAGTTCCAGCTGCAGTTGTGGTTCTCAGAGAAGGGGAATCGTTAACTGAGGCGGATGTGATTGAATTTGCAAGAAGCAAAATGGCTCACTTTAAGGCTCCTAAAGTTGTTTCATTTGTGGAAGCGCTACCGAAAACAGCGTCTGGTAAGATTCAAAAGGTTCAAATTCGCAAAGAGTTTTGGGGAGAGGGCCGTATGGTTAACTAACCAAAGCTGAGAGGATGTCCCAAAAAGGTAAATCAACCTTTTGGGGCATCCCTTTTTTAAGAGCGTAAACACTTCTGCCATCAACGGATACACCAATGCCAGAAGTGTTTACGTATTTTCATTTTAAAATAGCATAGGAATAGTTAAGAAACAGTTTCTACAACAGTTTGTGTGAAGGGACTGTTTTTATTTATGCAAGGGGTATCTATAGTGATCAATTTTAATAGTTATTGGTATCAAGGGGATTAAGTTTGGTACTATAGAGATATATTGGTGTACATTTCGATTAGGTAGAGGATGAGAATCTTATGAATAAAATATTAGAAGTGGATAATGTTTCAGGTGGGTATCACTCACAAAAGAAAGTCTTGTATGACCTGAGTTTCTCAATTAAGGAAAGTGAAATTGTTGGTCTAATTGGTTTAAATGGAGCCGGTAAGAGTACAACAATTAAACATATATTGGGCTTAATGGAACCTACAGCAGGTTCGATTAAAATTAGCGGTAAGACGTTTTTCGAAGCACCGGAAGAATACCGTTCGTATTATAGTTTTATTCCAGAAACTCCAATTCTTTATGAGGATTTGACCTTAGCTGAGCACCTCGAATTAACAGCAATGGCCTATGGCTTAGATGAAACGGTATATAAGGAGCGTACGTCTCAGCTCTTAAAAGAATTTAAAATGGAAAAAATGATAAAGTGGTTTCCGAGTCACTTTTCTAAAGGGATGAGACAAAAAGTGATGATCATATGTGCGTTTTTGGTTCGACCTGATCTGTATATCGTCGATGAACCAATTGTCGGATTAGATCCCCTCGGTATCAAATCATTTTTAGATCTTATTGTATCGATGAAAGAAGAAGGGGCAGGGATTCTGATGTCAACACATATCCTCGCGACTGCAGAACGCTATTGTGATCGTTTTGTGATCCTCCATCAGGGAAGGATCGTTTTAACAGGGACCTTAAATGAAATGCGAGACAAATTAGGTTTACCAACGGCAACATTGGATGATATTTATATTGAAGTAACGAAGGATGAACAATGATGAGAGAAGATGTCATTGGTTTATGGAAACAGCGTGTCAAGGACTATTGGAACGAAGCGATTCGCTACTTAAGGTTAATTGCCAATAGTGGTTTTTTATTTACGATTTATATATTAATCATATTAGGAAGTTATTACTATAGTCTGTTTCTTGACTGGTTGCCGGATACATTTCCAACTGTATTATTTTTCGCATTGGTGATTGGTTTTCTCTTAACAAAAAGCCCTGTTCGAACGTTTGTTAAACAAGCTGATATTGTTTTTCTATTGCCGTTAGAGGCGAAACTTGATCGTTACTTTCGAGCTTCAATCGTTTATACGATGGTGTTTCAAGCGTTTACGTTAGTACTCGTCATGATTGTCTTGTCACCGATGTATTTTCAACGAATAGCAGGAGAACGGTATTCGTTTCTTGGTATCCTTCTTATTCTGTTAGCGGTAAAGTTTTGGAATATTACAGTGAGTTGGGAGGAACAGCGACTGCAATCCGAACGGAGTCGTGCGATGCATAAATGGCTACGGCTAGCGGTAAACATTAGCTTTGCGCTGTTAGTATTTGAGCAAGCGCCTATGATTTATCTCCTAGTGCTAGCTGTTGTGATGTTAGCACTAACCCTTGTTTATTACCGTCACCTAAAACGAATGCATAGCGTGAAGTGGGAGCACCTCATTGAAGTTGAAGAACGAATGTTAATGTCGTTCTATCGAATGGCCAACTCATTTACAGATGTTCCACACTTAAAGGCAAAGGTGAAACAACGGGCATGGTTAAGTGCTTTCACTCACTTGATTCCATTCAGACAGCAGTCAACGTTCCAATATCTATTTTTTAAATCATTTATTCGTTCAAATGATTATCTAGGCATATATGTTCGTTTGTTATTCATTGCAGGTTTGTTAATTTATTTACTTCCAAGTGGCTACATGCAATTGTTTATTTTTGCACTCTTTTTGTACATGTCGGGGTTACAGTTGTCAACGTTGTGGAACCATTATACGACCAAATTGTGGATTGATTTATATCCCTTACCACTTGAGGCAAGAAAACAATCATTCTCATTTGTAGTTTTTATCCTATTGTTGTGTAAAAGTGTGATCCTTACATTAGTGGCGCTACTCACTAGTGGGGCGATTACGAATTTGATAATGTTTATAGTGGTTGGAGTCGGCTTTAGTTATTTTTATGGCTATAAGCTAGTGCATCGAAGAAAAAAATACGCATAGATCATGTCGAGCCCTCATTAGTAGAAGTAATGAGGGTTTGAAACTTTTGATAAAAAAGTAGGTGACAACGATGGAGTATGAAAAGAAAGCCTTTGAGGAAATGAGGCGTTGGCAAAGAAAAATGATGAAGCGCCAATCAATGGCTGGTCGTTTTGCGAAAAAAGTTCAGAAGAAAATGAACAGTTATATTCCTGATAAGGTCCATGCGTTTGTTAGCTCAAGTATTAAAAATATGGTCCATGCGACTTTAATTGGGTCTGAGTATACGACGCAGAAAGTACCAGCGGAAACAAACTCCTTACAAGAGTGCGAATTAATGGTCAAAAATGCGATCATTAAATATAAACGAACGGCAGCTGCAGAAGGTGCAGGGACTGGGGCTGGAGGGATCTTGTTGGGTATGGCTGACTTTCCGTTATTGTTAGGGATTAAGATGAAATTTCTATTTGATGTTGCCAGCATTTATGGTTTTGATGTGAAAGATTATCGTGAACGGCTCTATATTCTGCATTTGTTTCAACTAGCATTTTCGAGTGAGGAGAAGCGTCATGAGGTGTTTTCAATTGTTTCAGATTGGGAGAAATATGTGAAACAACTACCAGAGAAAGAGGTGTATTTAGAACAAATTGATTGGAAATCATTTCAATTAGAATATCGAGACCATATCGATTTAGTAAAAATGCTACAACTCGTTCCAGGTTTTGGAGCGATTGTAGGAGCTGCAGCAAATTATCATTTTTTAGATGTACTAGGGGAAACGGCTATGAATGGTTATCGAATGAGAATCAAACAAAGACAGGAGCTATCTCGTTAAAGGGGCTCCTGTCTTTGTTTGGTTAGTGCGTGTTCAACATGCTACGAGTCTGTTAACCTTTTAAATAATCTAGCGTTGCTGAACCTAATGTTTTCGCGGCAAGCAATAATGAACGTTCATCGATATCAAATTTAGGATGATGATGTGGATAAGATACGTCCCAATCTGGGTGTTTGGCTCCTGTAAAGAAAAATGAACCTTTGACATGTTGGAGGTAATAAGCAAAATCCTCACCGCCCATTTTTGGTTCCATGTCTTCAAGGGTATTCACACCGGGTACGTCATTTGCTGCCTTTACTAGTTGGTTCGTTTCATATTCATGGTTCACAACAGCAGGATAGCCTCGGAAGTAATCGTAATTAGCCGTGACTTGATTGGCAATACAGGTGCCATCTATTACTCTTTTTATCTCTTCTTCAAAATGATCGCGAATGGATTCATCAAACGTGCGAACAGTTCCAACTAGTTTTGCAGAGTTAGCGATGACATTGAATGCATTACGCGCGTCAAATGAACCAATTGATAAGACCGCAGATTGTAGTGGGTTCACTCGACGACTGACAAGTTGTTGCAAATGAACGACAAGCTGTGAAGCTGTGACAATCGCATCTTTTGTTAAATGTGGTTCTGCACCATGTCCTCCATGACCGATGATTTCAATTTCAAAACGGTCAACTGCTGCCATAACCGGGCCCACGCGGTATTGAATCTTTCCTAATGGTTCTGTGGCCCAGAGGTGTGTTCCGAAGATGACATCTACACCTTCAAGACATCCGTCATTGATCATCTCAATCGCCCCACCAGGTGCGTATTCTTCAGCATGTTGATGAATAAAGACAACGGTACCTGCTAATTGCTCTTTCATTTGATTTAAGACGGTTGCAAGTCCAAGCAAGCTTGCCGTATGGCCATCGTGACCGCAGGCATGCATTACCCCATCAACTTTGGATTTGTATGGAACATCCTTTTCATCTTGAATAGGTAAAGCATCAAAGTCTGCACGAAGA from Desertibacillus haloalkaliphilus harbors:
- a CDS encoding M20 family metallopeptidase, which codes for MKEHLFQQLDSIYEEIVEIRRYLHQHPELSFEEVETPAYIANYHQKLGHDVRTQVGGRGVVATLKGGKPGPTVALRADFDALPIQDEKDVPYKSKVDGVMHACGHDGHTASLLGLATVLNQMKEQLAGTVVFIHQHAEEYAPGGAIEMINDGCLEGVDVIFGTHLWATEPLGKIQYRVGPVMAAVDRFEIEIIGHGGHGAEPHLTKDAIVTASQLVVHLQQLVSRRVNPLQSAVLSIGSFDARNAFNVIANSAKLVGTVRTFDESIRDHFEEEIKRVIDGTCIANQVTANYDYFRGYPAVVNHEYETNQLVKAANDVPGVNTLEDMEPKMGGEDFAYYLQHVKGSFFFTGAKHPDWDVSYPHHHPKFDIDERSLLLAAKTLGSATLDYLKG
- a CDS encoding ABC transporter permease; the encoded protein is MMREDVIGLWKQRVKDYWNEAIRYLRLIANSGFLFTIYILIILGSYYYSLFLDWLPDTFPTVLFFALVIGFLLTKSPVRTFVKQADIVFLLPLEAKLDRYFRASIVYTMVFQAFTLVLVMIVLSPMYFQRIAGERYSFLGILLILLAVKFWNITVSWEEQRLQSERSRAMHKWLRLAVNISFALLVFEQAPMIYLLVLAVVMLALTLVYYRHLKRMHSVKWEHLIEVEERMLMSFYRMANSFTDVPHLKAKVKQRAWLSAFTHLIPFRQQSTFQYLFFKSFIRSNDYLGIYVRLLFIAGLLIYLLPSGYMQLFIFALFLYMSGLQLSTLWNHYTTKLWIDLYPLPLEARKQSFSFVVFILLLCKSVILTLVALLTSGAITNLIMFIVVGVGFSYFYGYKLVHRRKKYA
- a CDS encoding ABC transporter ATP-binding protein, with product MNKILEVDNVSGGYHSQKKVLYDLSFSIKESEIVGLIGLNGAGKSTTIKHILGLMEPTAGSIKISGKTFFEAPEEYRSYYSFIPETPILYEDLTLAEHLELTAMAYGLDETVYKERTSQLLKEFKMEKMIKWFPSHFSKGMRQKVMIICAFLVRPDLYIVDEPIVGLDPLGIKSFLDLIVSMKEEGAGILMSTHILATAERYCDRFVILHQGRIVLTGTLNEMRDKLGLPTATLDDIYIEVTKDEQ
- a CDS encoding EcsC family protein, giving the protein MEYEKKAFEEMRRWQRKMMKRQSMAGRFAKKVQKKMNSYIPDKVHAFVSSSIKNMVHATLIGSEYTTQKVPAETNSLQECELMVKNAIIKYKRTAAAEGAGTGAGGILLGMADFPLLLGIKMKFLFDVASIYGFDVKDYRERLYILHLFQLAFSSEEKRHEVFSIVSDWEKYVKQLPEKEVYLEQIDWKSFQLEYRDHIDLVKMLQLVPGFGAIVGAAANYHFLDVLGETAMNGYRMRIKQRQELSR